The DNA sequence GCTTGCTGCTCCGCCAAATTCTTTATACATATCGTATGCGCAGAAGGTATTTAATTCGTAAAAATCCGAATCTTTATCAATAAGGAGAGAAATTCTTTCACGCGCAGTTAGTTTTCCTTTTTTATGTTGGCTTTCAATTGACTTTAATCCACCGCCAAGTTCAATTTCTTTACGAATTAAATAAAGTTTTTGATAAAGAGTTTTATAATAATCTTCATGTTTAGAAAAGTGTTTAAGTAAGTCCTTCGGTGAGCCAATTTTTGTCATTACAAATTACCTCAAACTTTTATTTTGAATATATTAAAAAGTAATAATGAAAGAAAATTTGTTGTGAATAAAAGTCTAATTTAATTTTATACCAGAAAGGGTATAAAGATTAAAAATATTTACAAAATATACCCGTCAAGGTATAATATCGAATAAATTACTTGACAATATACCCGATAAGGTATATATTGAAATTCAAAATGTGGAAAGAAATGGAACTAATTAAATTTATAAAGAAAAAAAGAAAAGAACTTGGTTTAAGTCAAATTGATTTAGCGGAAAAATCCGGTGTAGGTTTGAGATTTATTAGAGATATGGAACAGGGAAAACAGACATTAAGATTAGATAAAATAAACCAGGTATTAAAATTATTTGGACATAAAATGGCTCCGATAAAAATGGAAAGGAATTCGTTGGATGAATAGAAAAGGGAAAGTTTTTTATAATGATAAGTTTGCTGGAATTCTAAGTGAAACGGAGGAAGGTTATTCTTTTTCTTATAACATTCAATATTTAGAAAATGAAGAAAATTTTTCTATAAGTTTAACTTTACCAAAAAGTAAAAAAGAATTTATAAGTAAATATATGTTCCCATTTTTTGATGGATTAATTCCCGAAGGTTGGTTATTAAATATCGCAGTTGAGAATTGGAAATTAAATTCAAAGGATAGAATGGGTTTACTGTTAGCAACTTGCATGGATTGTATTGGAGCAGTAAGTATTATCCCTATTGAGGAAAAGCATGAATAGATGTTTATACTGTTACGAAGAATTAAAGGAAGAAGAAAGTTTTCATGAAAAATGCAGCAAAAAATTTTTCGGATTAAAAATTCCACCAAAAATTGAATATTCATTAAAAGATATTTACAAGCTTGGTAAAATTATTGTTGAAAGAAATATTACAATTCCGGGAGTACAAACAAAACTTTCGCTTGATTTAAAAAAGGGAGTAAATAATATCCCAAAATTAACCGTTGTTGGATTATGGGGAAATTACATCCTAAAGCCTCAATCGAATGATTATAAAGAGCTTCCGGAAAATGAAGACCTGACAATGCATTTGGCAAAAATTTTTAAGTTAAATGTTGTTGAACATTCTTTGATAAAATTAAATGATAATAGTTTAGCTTATATTACAAAGAGAATTGACCGAGTAAACGAAAAGAAAATCCATATGGAAGATATGTGTCAATTAACTGAAAGGTTAACAGAAGATAAATATAAAGGATCATTGGAACAAATTG is a window from the Ignavibacteriota bacterium genome containing:
- a CDS encoding HipA domain-containing protein is translated as MNRCLYCYEELKEEESFHEKCSKKFFGLKIPPKIEYSLKDIYKLGKIIVERNITIPGVQTKLSLDLKKGVNNIPKLTVVGLWGNYILKPQSNDYKELPENEDLTMHLAKIFKLNVVEHSLIKLNDNSLAYITKRIDRVNEKKIHMEDMCQLTERLTEDKYKGSLEQIDKIIKKYSANPLLDSLHFFESIIFSFITGNADMHLKNYSLIEEDQIKFAPFYDLLSTRLVISESIDSEEFALSICGKKKKISEKDILKFGNSLNLNEKQIENVFAKFRKNLKKAIDFIDISFLSESKKLEYKKLVKSRSERLNLV
- a CDS encoding HipA N-terminal domain-containing protein, with the translated sequence MNRKGKVFYNDKFAGILSETEEGYSFSYNIQYLENEENFSISLTLPKSKKEFISKYMFPFFDGLIPEGWLLNIAVENWKLNSKDRMGLLLATCMDCIGAVSIIPIEEKHE
- a CDS encoding helix-turn-helix transcriptional regulator, which codes for MELIKFIKKKRKELGLSQIDLAEKSGVGLRFIRDMEQGKQTLRLDKINQVLKLFGHKMAPIKMERNSLDE